The following proteins come from a genomic window of Paenibacillus swuensis:
- a CDS encoding ABC transporter permease: MLRNLYNHRLLLFMLLPGLLYFIVFHYMPMAGLLLAFTDYTPSSGLADSNWVGLEHFKRLASEPTLGMLVRNTVLLFLFNVLITFPLPVMLAFLFHELKKGPLSSFVQNALYLPYFLSWVVVVSLFYVLFEEAGSPFQKVLEAFGLAPVHFMLEESWFRLLYTGQNLWREVGWETLIYVAAISSINKTLYDAAKLDGAGRYQLMLHITWPGIRNMVYMLLILKCGHILDLGFEHAMLLINPVNRSSAEILDTYMYTAGILGGQFGYTTAISLFKSAVGVTLLLCGNAIIQRVRKDEIL; this comes from the coding sequence ATGCTTCGCAACCTGTACAACCATAGACTGTTGTTGTTCATGCTTTTGCCCGGACTACTCTACTTTATCGTGTTTCATTACATGCCTATGGCCGGTCTGCTTCTTGCCTTTACGGATTACACTCCCTCTTCAGGCCTAGCGGACAGCAACTGGGTGGGGTTGGAACATTTCAAGAGACTGGCTTCAGAGCCGACCTTGGGCATGCTGGTTCGGAACACGGTGCTGCTTTTTCTGTTCAATGTCCTCATCACGTTCCCCCTGCCGGTCATGCTTGCTTTCTTGTTTCACGAACTGAAGAAAGGACCCTTGTCCTCTTTTGTGCAAAACGCGCTCTACCTCCCCTATTTCTTGTCCTGGGTTGTGGTGGTCAGCTTGTTTTACGTTCTGTTTGAAGAAGCCGGCTCCCCCTTTCAAAAGGTGCTTGAAGCGTTCGGACTCGCTCCGGTGCACTTCATGTTGGAAGAAAGCTGGTTTCGTCTGCTTTACACGGGACAGAACCTGTGGCGGGAAGTCGGGTGGGAAACGCTGATTTACGTTGCGGCTATCTCCAGCATCAACAAGACGCTGTATGATGCGGCCAAGCTGGACGGAGCGGGGCGATATCAGCTGATGCTGCATATCACCTGGCCCGGTATACGCAACATGGTCTATATGCTGCTCATCCTCAAATGCGGCCACATCCTCGATCTGGGCTTCGAACATGCCATGCTGCTGATCAACCCGGTAAACCGAAGCTCGGCTGAGATTCTGGATACTTATATGTACACCGCGGGCATTCTGGGCGGACAGTTCGGATATACGACGGCCATCAGCCTGTTTAAATCCGCGGTTGGCGTCACGCTCCTGTTGTGCGGCAATGCCATCATACAACGAGTTCGGAAGGACGAGATTCTCTGA